Proteins from a single region of Thunnus albacares chromosome 16, fThuAlb1.1, whole genome shotgun sequence:
- the LOC122999916 gene encoding fatty acid-binding protein, brain, which produces MVDAFCATWKLVDSENFDEYMKALGVGFATRQVGNVTKPTVIVSQEGDKLVIRTQSTFKNTEISFKLGEEFDETTADDRNCKSLVTMEGDKLVHVQKWDGKETKFVREIKDGKLVMNLTFEDIHAVRTYEKA; this is translated from the exons ATGGTCGACGCCTTCTGTGCCACTTGGAAACTGGTTGACAGTGAGAATTTTGATGAGTACATGAAAGCTCTCG GTGTGGGCTTCGCCACCAGGCAAGTTGGTAATGTGACCAAGCCGACGGTGATCGTCAGCCAGGAGGGCGACAAGCTGGTGATCCGCACCCAGAGCACcttcaaaaacacagagatCTCCTTCAAACTGGGAGAGGAGTTTGACGAAACCACCGCTGATGACAGAAACTGCAAA tcTTTGGTGACTATGGAGGGAGACAAGCTGGTCCACGTCCAGAAGTGGGACGGCAAAGAGACCAAGTTCGTCAGAGAAATCAAGGACGGCAAGCTGGTCATG AACTTGACCTTTGAAGACATCCATGCGGTGCGTACCTACGAGAAGGCATGA
- the smpdl3a gene encoding acid sphingomyelinase-like phosphodiesterase 3a has product MNTHIMVQLRCFVVLLCCAAPLAAAPTGGAYLPGTGRFWHITDLHLDPTYHLAQDPTKVCFSSKGAPATHAGLYGDFLCDSPYSLIQSAFKHMAELTQPQDFIIWTGDSPPHVPVDELSTETVIQVISNMTQSIRQHFPNMTVYPALGNHDYWPQDQMMTSTNAIYKAAAQLWAPWLQTEALLTLSQGGFYSQLVKPGLRVVSLNTILYYSPNKVTVNMTDPAGQFEWLEKTLESAAQSLEKVYIIAHVPVGYLPFARNITAMREIHNERLVSIFREYSHVVAGHFYGHTHRDSIMVLLDQKGKPVNSLFVSPAVTPIKHVLEPYSNNPALRMYLYNTKDYAMLDIWQYYLNLTEANEKQRSDWRLEYIMTEAFGLTDLQPQSLLQLGLSFRLPQTKAFDKYFSHYMVSYNSTITCEGDCKVIQVCSVLYLDQLSYSKCVAKGE; this is encoded by the exons atgaacacacacatcatggTGCAGCTGCGGTGTTTTGTGGTGCTGCTGTGCTGCGCGGCTCCGCTGGCGGCGGCTCCCACAGGAGGCGCCTACCTGCCGGGCACAG GCAGGTTTTGGCACATCACCGACCTCCACCTGGACCCCACCTACCACCTGGCCCAAGATCCCACCAAGGTGTGCTTCTCCTCCAAAGGAGCCCCCGCCACCCATGCCGGCTTGTACGGGGACTTCCTGTGTGACTCCCCATACAGCCTCATCCAGTCAGCCTTCAAACACATGGCAGAGCTCACGCAGCCGCAGGACTTCATCATATGGACCGG TGACAGTCCACCACATGTGCCTGTGGATGAGCTTTCTACAGAAACAGTGATCCAGGTCATCAGTAATATGACTCAGAGCATCAGACAACACTTTCCAAACATGACTGTCTATCCGGCTCTGGGAAACCATGACTACTGGCCACAG GACCAGATGATGACCTCCACTAATGCCATCTACAAGGCTGCTGCCCAGTTGTGGGCACCCTGGCTGCAGACTGAAGCTCTGCTCACGCTTTCACAAG GTGGTTTCTACTCTCAGCTGGTAAAACCTGGTTTGCGGGTAGTTAGTCTCAATACGATCCTCTACTACAGtcctaataaagtcacagttAACATGACTGACCCTGCTGGACAGTTTGAATGGCTGGAGAAAACTCTGGAGAGTGCTGCTCAGAGCCTGGAGAAG GTCTACATCATAGCCCATGTCCCAGTGGGTTACCTGCCCTTTGCCAGAAACATCACTGCTATGAGAGAGATCCACAACGAGAGGCTGGTCAGCATCTTTAGGGAGTACAGTCATGTTGTTGCTGGACATTTCTATGGCCACACCCATCGAGACAGCATCATGGTGCTGCTGGACCAGAAAG GTAAACCAGTGAATTCTCTTTTTGTGTCACCGGCCGTTACACcaatcaaacatgttttggaGCCCTACTCTAACAATCCAGCTCTCCGCATGTACTTGTACAACACCAAGGACTACGCTATGTTG gaTATCTGGCAGTACTATTTGAATCTGACGGAAGCCAATGAGAAACAAAGATCCGACTGGAGACTTGAATATATCATGACTGAGGCTTTTGGACTGACTGACCTCCAGCCACAAAGCCTCCTCCAGCTGGGCCTGAGCTTCAGGCTGCCACAGACCAAAGCCTTTGACAAGTATTTCAGTCACTACATGGTCAGCTACAACAGCACCATCACCTGTGAAGGAGACTGTAAGGTCATCCAGGTGTGTTCTGTACTCTACCTAGACCAACTCTCCTACTCCAAATGTGTCGCAAAGGGAGAATGA
- the LOC122965670 gene encoding uncharacterized protein LOC122965670 → MAEFRWIKMFLFLILELQITALAGQFSSFIIRDGDDVTLPCESVTANQDKCDKTNWLFSSSNPVNLVKHGKIHENTKVKTDRLSVTADCSLVIKKVTQEDVGDYYCRQHISGPDTQVLLSVISMNKHEDSEQVTLSCFVRTHDSCRHRVKWLNEGHDVDENVTISQDGCYGTVRFPASHLKLKSTSHEIFQCKVTDGYTNKEHLFTFSPPSSVSCT, encoded by the exons ATGGCTGAATtcagatggattaaaatgtttttatttcttatacTGGAGCTTCAGATTACAG CACTGGCTGGACAGTTTTCCTCCTTCATtatcagagatggagatgatgTGACTTTGCCTTGTGAAAGTGTGACAGCCAATCAGGATAAATGTGACAAAACTAACTGGCTCTTCAGTAGTTCAAACCCAGTGAATCTGGTCAAACATGGAAAGATTcatgaaaataccaaagttaaaacagacagactgagtgttacagcggactgttctctggttataaagaaGGTCACACAAGAGGATGTTGGCGATTATTACTGTCGACAGCACATATCAGGACCAGACACTCAGGTTCTTCTGTCTGTTATTAgca TGAATAAACATGAAGACAGTGAGCAGGTGACGCTGTCCTGCTTTGTGAGGACACATGATTCATGTAGACACAGAGTGAAGTGGCTGAATGAGGGTCATGATGTGGATGAAAACGTGACAATATCACAGGATGGCTGCTATGGTACAGTGAGATTTCCTGCTTCTCATCTCAAGCTGAAGTCAACATCtcatgagatatttcagtgtaaagTGACAGATGGTTACACTAACAAAGAGCATCTGTTTACCTTCAGCCCTCCATCCTCAG TCAGCTGTACATAG